The following coding sequences lie in one Methanothermobacter sp. MT-2 genomic window:
- a CDS encoding imidazole glycerol phosphate synthase subunit HisH, translating to MITIINYGSGNLRSIKNALTKVGGRVEITDDKRQIKKAETILLPGVGAFGKAMKNLKDYKSAIIRHVEDDKPFLGICLGLQLLLTKSEESPNIKGLNIIPGEVLRIPPLGKVPHMGWNQLNMTRNCPILEGAENEYFYFVHSYHAKPKKKDVIVATTDYHMNMVAVLWKDNIFATQFHPEKSGKAGLKILKNFVEFSK from the coding sequence ATGATAACAATCATAAACTACGGCAGCGGAAACCTAAGAAGCATAAAAAACGCCCTCACAAAAGTTGGGGGTCGAGTAGAAATCACAGATGATAAAAGACAGATAAAAAAAGCAGAAACCATACTACTACCCGGTGTGGGGGCATTCGGCAAGGCAATGAAAAACCTCAAAGACTATAAAAGCGCCATAATCAGGCACGTAGAAGATGATAAGCCATTCCTAGGCATTTGCTTAGGACTACAACTTCTCTTAACAAAAAGCGAGGAAAGTCCCAACATCAAGGGACTAAATATAATACCAGGAGAGGTTCTTAGAATACCACCTCTAGGGAAAGTTCCCCACATGGGATGGAACCAACTAAACATGACAAGAAACTGTCCAATCCTAGAAGGCGCAGAAAACGAATACTTCTACTTCGTACACTCATATCATGCCAAACCAAAAAAAAAGGATGTGATAGTAGCCACAACAGACTATCACATGAACATGGTTGCAGTTTTATGGAAAGACAACATCTTCGCCACACAATTCCACCCAGAAAAAAGTGGGAAAGCAGGCTTAAAAATACTTAAAAATTTCGTGGAATTCTCAAAATAA